The following is a genomic window from Rhodothermia bacterium.
AATGATGCCACAAACGATGCAATATAGTCTGCGAGTGCCAAGCGACAAGCGCTATTTGGCAGATGTGCGTCGTTTTATTGAGGCCCATGCGGTGATGGTTCCTTTTCCCGAATTTGCCATTGAGCATATCAAACTTGCAGTGGATGAAGCCTGCACAAACATTATAGAACACGCCTACCAACGCAACAACACCGAAGCCATAGAAGTCGTGGTGGCGGTAGATGAGGTTGCTTTTCGGATTACGCTGCGGCATCGTGGTATCCCCTTTCAGCGAGACCACTACCACCGCCCACAAGACCTTAGGGCTTCCATCAACGCCCGTAAAGGTGGCGGTTGGGGCGTTTTTCTGATGAATCGGCTGATGGACGAGGTGGA
Proteins encoded in this region:
- a CDS encoding ATP-binding protein, whose translation is MMPQTMQYSLRVPSDKRYLADVRRFIEAHAVMVPFPEFAIEHIKLAVDEACTNIIEHAYQRNNTEAIEVVVAVDEVAFRITLRHRGIPFQRDHYHRPQDLRASINARKGGGWGVFLMNRLMDEVDYRILDGYNEVYLVKKRMMNGKR